In a single window of the Palaemon carinicauda isolate YSFRI2023 chromosome 10, ASM3689809v2, whole genome shotgun sequence genome:
- the LOC137648867 gene encoding serine-rich adhesin for platelets-like, with product MNALLVKLVQETGLKVESRNEGREILCTFPGTCIQNNCTNISMKKLSTGPQGQIVIEDNYEYVPEENFDGTFSDGEDDVHTSISSQNNENRIPHVGISVEKGFSGDQRVSNSLSSTQSTVTQVSKSSEKVSTAYCGKENSCSDDHRSVTKNSSVKSDEQSSRVTKSELRSVKKASATSVLYNEPTAETSFKSVTSVISSNDQVNNSISVPLINCEGEPLTIISENGENKQVRVVPESRTVLSQNCQSGQGTSIPLSCVNENISVLPQPCNTVLESTDNGSSTESILVENVTKDCMVTVSIIETGNEGEESVRIDPTLKSSEIAGTSRKLEPEVTGKINNRSEEIVLTSSGTCLVMQDGQHVALHPEVQNPSTTSGQVISVQASSFCNNNPQQRVSVQVEDGGGDKENVKGQKVVLLQCNNPAPGTIQLVPPLVYNSQLTYVTPSLSSVPIMSTGVPPPLLQGGRIVRMMNTCPVLLLPSNPVVSVPQQTRLKPIAPKPCSCKDVSASQVKDVSTEENCTNTTSENSIKANNLPPKRDSKSHGRTKRPMTLDICDKPAKCSKSEYGVPSLSKINPSMQTLQSMETTPKPVDLNQVDIPSAQSPDLQEISSSTLTGLVHSAGIMDCVEESLGNIMDIRVDMPCVIPETIRESGIEASNPTDDRLVEMLRSIDESDPRSCDFSPPSSPITSSEEIVKPGSKSESLIHAHMENSVDAKVHEENQNMQTEPLKSHSVANSSSAPSLESQSVSQTLCLTKSSSQGPTETSLNNSSYSITALCLSSKPQESVDPPLSAVSTQATSSSSNIFIPHLTDSLPEMSSNVLTSTAVSNSLARVSTPLVLPSSAYSSASTPLPSRENLPKASSAPTACPLSLPSTASLPPPCIFLRAPMLPATCHSLPLPLPPLPPIPHLPPLSADHHSSGHLPLVDPISNFPLTTSSSSIPVGNSSNLPSLSTDVQLSPAVTLPTSSVAFTSSYQVTNPSPAFSFSLTLPSTGSMSFSSAGNHSTTNVSSVPTSYGSTSGASTEASTTCTSIFSTPFLHHSSTISSMVGNTASSILPTSISSEKSTYLLSGVASSVPGTNVSCLATSEPLLYSKVPSSICQTSAASVANISSMFPPLSTKCERSKLESVNLTAVENNQVSVTNSTTQARISSTTLPNSASSSMIMPLSLEKPSAGNGDNGGGNSKGSITPLSKSNDGSSSSKAVTESSTKEKQERGISNAIITMEVPESSGSQIQPQTLTDNNDKVKGYGYHQASISNANSNDAKRTSFVSVTSEMSVKESTKQSSHVKSINSETSPSNKLSSQSSSEITPKVASFTLEKPQDKSDQEIFKERSPVLPSASIASSIISGTAPSSVLSAPVEKFSHCSVSYRAWSEQSPKQMVTCSAQKENEAQKDISVNTFNSSSQKTLSQSSQAAQASQEKSDSMKIIHSFGSNTSESSQASGEHQNQSISRESSNNSIKIHGSLAQESFVSSCTTSGPQQPTSKYEKQSKPHNSLPVTDVHQARSINRTRESSPSAEVPPPSQMQAIASEPVSSLHLARQQSSLSKKDQTVQVIESAVANPTRKADQMVTSPRQECDKLGMQLHQVSHTKTHAPSQHSQQLPQHQQPQQHLHQHQPSKDNSGLQRSPANIQTVTSQTHSQPVLQQSIGKYQTSQKHTQQHQPSNNSGQQQQQQPQQQAQHQQLSNHHRSQQHGSTSQSQPLINQNSIQKHQHSQAQQLTQQQQQQQQQQQQQQQQQQQQQQQQQQQQQQQQQQQQQQQQQQQRQQQQQQQQQQQQNPVVQQQVSGHTVQPHNANNLLPGSVIGEVGELLSDKRTAGHLSGPVMQPTHQPGMVTMPYHPPMVSASSYMQPPTYDYNAYCRKAPHSPRSEGRHQCYGYGKQHQYQHSDLLPPDPTMMADPRLPHNPPMPMPMTGFIETAEDPTPMRPEPSSEHVRYFSVSHLVSHSSESRKGSVSGQQKDSSAQQSEDKSKDSPRSKSGSRKSESKSRGTGSNKNSSQGDSHSRRRSPARGSQQGNGATATSGMWGNKSSPAHKQGHNYSAEALLSSQNYGRTVHRPPTNNNYSLMAPNQMYQSNYSPQQMKNFVPNSSFGYSSHDRNGQGGCNPDYNFQLHTQASGSLAYGGNMAYMPTGYPYQNLPPSSSSMLSGDIMAPPHPAGPYPRFHEFPTDQSNFPPNPTFPLPLDPQDVCSGGGLMGAASGSMSVRAPHSDMQLVSSSSASTSVPYSRSNSNRNSGNIGITSVPSSVNSNNHGIASSTGVSSKRSRYGDTNMVSGGMSSSANLLEGGALAHISLHSFTPPCDESTLVHSNLFPGTAPRHQSNFLLGPDNLMPINAAQYPSGSSGAGAAGAGQLSTGSVGAASGSRTGTSVVLPPGAPPGHVPFSPLRVMDRQQVNMAPPTAPHLSSSLSNFNLTSIIPEIDGKAGENNGMGSSSRGTGIVNNEVLGAAIPGQARLPPMPSSLLQPSEHLKGLPADANRLPPPVLNNSMNNIFTHTPHHQVGLGQISSLSLPPTSFSGINFPTPDH from the exons ATGAATGCCTTACTTGTTAAGCTTGTGCAAGAAACTGGTCTCAAAGTTGAATCCAGAAATGAAGGCCGAGAAATTCTCTGCACCTTTCCAG GTACATGCATTCAAAACAACTGTACTAACATTAGCATGAAGAAACTCTCAACTGGACCTCAAGGCCAGATTGTAATTGAGGATAATTATGAATATGTTCCTGAGGAAAATTTTGATGGAACTTTTAGTGATGGGGAAGATGATGTTCATACTAGCATCTCTTCTCAGAATAATGAGAACAGAATTCCTCATGTGGGTATTAGTGTTGAAAAAGGGTTTAGTGGAGATCAAAGAGTTTCCAATAGCCTCAGTTCTACGCAAAGTACCGTTACCCAAGTATCGAAATCCAGTGAAAAGGTGTCAACTGCATATTGTGGAAAGGAAAACAGCTGCTCAGATGATCATCGCAGTGTCACCAAAAATTCTAGTGTTAAATCAGATGAACAAAGCAGTAGAGTAACTAAGAGTGAATTGCGTTCTGTAAAAAAAGCTTCGGCTACTTCTGTTTTGTATAATGAACCAACTGCAGAAACTTCGTTTAAATCTGTAACGTCTGTGATATCGTCTAATGATCAAGTGAATAATAGTATTTCTGTTCCGCTTATCAATTGTGAAGGTGAACCACTCACTATTATATCTGAAAATGGTGAAAATAAACAAGTTAGAGTTGTACCTGAATCGAGAACTGTTCTTTCTCAAAATTGTCAAAGTGGCCAAGGAACGAGTATTCCTCTCTCTTGTGTTAATGAAAACATTTCAGTATTACCACAACCTTGTAACACTGTTTTAGAGTCTACTGATAATGGTTCATCAACGGAGAGTATTTTGGTGGAAAATGTAACCAAAGATTGTATGGTAACTGTCAGTATAATAGAAACAGGAAATGAAGGGGAAGAATCTGTAAGAATTGATCCAACCTTGAAATCCAGTGAGATTGCAGGAACATCAAGGAAGCTAGAGCCAGAAGTAACAGGAAAAATTAATAACAGGTCAGAAGAAATTGTTCTGACCTCATCAGGCACCTGTCTGGTGATGCAAGATGGCCAGCATGTTGCTTTGCATCCAGAAGTACAGAATCCATCAACAACAAGTGGTCAGGTTATTTCAGTCCAAGCTTCTTCCTTTTGCAACAATAATCCCCAGCAACGGGTGTCAGTTCAGGTAGAAGATGGTGGTGGGGACAAAGAAAATGTTAAAGGGCAAAAAGTAGTTTTATTACAGTGTAACAATCCAGCACCTGGAACGATTCAGTTAGTGCCTCCACTTGTATACAACTCTCAGCTGACATATGTTACACCCTCACTTTCAAGTGTCCCAATCATGTCTACTGGTGTTCCGCCCCCTCTCCTTCAAGGGGGTAGGATTGTCAGGATGATGAACACATGTCCTGTGTTGTTACTTCCGTCAAACCCTGTTGTATCTGTTCCCCAACAGACTAGATTAAAACCCATTGCTCCCAAGCCATGTTCATGCAAGGATGTGTCTGCTTCCCAAGTGAAAGATGTGTCAACAGAAGAAAATTGCACTAATACAACTTCTGAAAACAGTATCAAGGCAAATAATTTACCTCCTAAGAGGGATTCAAAAAGTCATGGTAGGACCAAGAGACCAATGACATTAGATATCTGTGATAAACCAGCCAAGTGCAGCAAGAGTGAGTATGGGGTTCCTTCGCTCTCCAAAATTAATCCTTCAATGCAAACCTTGCAGTCAATGGAAACAACGCCTAAACCAGTTGACTTGAACCAGGTTGATATACCTAGCGCTCAGAGTCCAGATCTACAGGAGATATCCTCATCCACTCTCACAGGTTTGGTCCATTCTGCAGGAATAATGGACTGTGTGGAAGAGTCTCTGGGAAATATAATGGATATTCGTGTTGATATGCCTTGCGTCATTCCAGAGACTATCCGGGAGAGTGGCATTGAAGCTAGTAACCCCACCGATGATAGATTAGTTGAAATGTTACGTTCCATTGATGAAAGTGACCCAAGGTCTTGTGATTTCTCTCCTCCTTCATCACCAATCACCAGCAGTGAAGAGATTGTAAAGCCAGGCTCTAAATCTGAGTCTCTCATTCATGCCCACATGGAGAACTCTGTTGATGCTAAAGTACATGAGGAAAACCAAAATATGCAGACAGAGCCACTAAAGAGCCATTCTGTTGCGAATTCATCATCTGCTCCGTCATTAGAATCTCAAAGTGTGTCTCAGACGTTATGCCTTACAAAGAGTAGTTCCCAGGGTCCCACGGAGACATCACTGAACAATAGTTCCTACAGTATTACAGCTCTCTGTTTATCTTCCAAGCCCCAGGAGTCTGTAGATCCACCTTTGAGTGCAGTGTCTACCCAGGCTACTTCAAGCAGCAGTAACATTTTCATTCCACACTTAACAGACTCACTTCCTGAAATGAGCTCAAATGTCCTTACATCAACTGCTGTTTCAAATAGTCTTGCCAGAGTTTCTACACCTCTTGTTTTACCAAGCTCAGCTTATTCATCTGCATCAACGCCATTACCTTCTCGTGAAAATTTGCCTAAGGCATCATCAGCTCCAACTGCCTGCCCATTATCCCTACCCTCCACAGCATCTCTTCCACCCCCATGTATATTTTTAAGAGCACCAATGTTGCCTGCAACATGTCATTCCTTACCCCTCCCACTTCCCCCGTTGCCACCAATTCCGCATCTGCCACCGTTGTCAGCAGATCATCATTCATCTGGGCATTTACCTTTAGTTGATCCTATATCAAATTTCCCATTAACCACCTCGTCTTCCTCGATCCCAGTAGGAAATTCATCAAATCTGCCCTCTCTAAGTACTGATGTTCAGTTATCACCAGCAGTAACTCTGCCAACGTCGTCAGTTGCATTTACTTCCTCGTATCAAGTAACAAACCCTTCACCTGCATTTTCGTTTTCTTTAACTTTACCGTCGACGGGAAGTATGTCGTTTTCATCTGCAGGTAACCACTCTACCACAAATGTGTCTTCAGTACCCACTAGTTATGGTTCAACATCAGGTGCAAGTACTGAGGCTTCAACAACATGTACATCAATCTTTTCTACACCATTTTTACACCATTCTTCAACTATTTCTTCTATGGTAGGCAACACTGCATCATCCATTCTCCCAACTTCCATTAGTTCTGAGAAATCAACATACTTGCTGTCAGGTGTGGCTTCTTCTGTTCCAGGGACTAATGTTTCATGTTTAGCTACATCTGAGCCATTATTATATTCAAAAGTTCCTAGCTCAATTTGTCAAACAAGTGCTGCAAGTGTTGCAAATATATCCTCAATGTTTCCACCTCTTTCTACCAAGTGTGAAAGGTCAAAATTAGAAAGTGTTAATTTGACAGCTGTAGAAAATAATCAGGTATCTGTCACTAACTCAACAACTCAGGCAAGAATTTCAAGCACCACATTGCCTAATTCTGCCTCTTCAAGCATGATAATGCCATTATCTTTAGAAAAGCCTTCAGCAGGAAATGGGGATAATGGAGGAGGAAATTCTAAAGGTAGCATAACACCTCTTTCAAAAAGCAATGATGGATCATCTTCAAGCAAGGCTGTAACTGAATCTTCCACCAAAGAGAAACAAGAAAGGGGAATCTCAAATGCAATTATTACTATGGAGGTTCCTGAGTCATCAGGTAGTCAGATACAGCCCCAGACTTTAACAGATAACAATGATAAGGTAAAAGGTTATGGTTATCATCAAGCTAGCATATCAAATGCAAACAGCAATGATGCAAAGAGGACTTCATTTGTTTCAGTTACATCGGAGATGTCAGTAAAAGAATCTACTAAGCAGTCATCCCATGTCAAGAGCATCAATTCTGAGACTTCACCTAGTAATAAGTTATCATCACAAAGTTCATCAGAAATAACCCCAAAAGTGGCCTCGTTTACTTTGGAGAAACCCCAAGATAAATCAGATCAAGAAATCTTCAAGGAAAGGTCACCAGTATTGCCAAGTGCTTCCATAGCAAGTTCTATTATCAGTGGTACAGCACCAAGCAGTGTTCTGAGTGCACCTGTAGAAAAATTCAGTCACTGCTCTGTGTCGTATAGAGCATGGAGTGAACAAAGTCCAAAGCAAATGGTCACATGTAGTGCTCAAAAGGAAAATGAAGCACAGAAAGACATATCTGTTAATACATTCAATTCATCATCTCAGAAGACTTTATCACAGAGTAGTCAAGCAGCTCAAGCTAGCCAGGAGAAATCGGATTCGATGAAAATAATCCACTCCTTTGGAAGTAATACTTCAGAATCAAGTCAAGCCTCTGGAGAACATCAAAATCAAAGCATTTCAAGAGAGTCTTCAAATAACTCTATTAAAATCCATGGATCTTTGGCACAAGAAAGTTTTGTATCCAGTTGTACTACTAGTGGTCCACAGCAACCAACCAGTAAGTATGAAAAACAAAGTAAACCTCACAATTCTCTTCCTGTAACTGATGTTCATCAAGCAAGATCAATAAACAGGACTCGAGAGTCTTCCCCGTCTGCTGAGGTACCACCACCATCACAGATGCAAGCCATTGCTTCAGAGCCTGTGTCATCTTTGCATTTGGCACGTCAGCAGTCTTCTCTGAGCAAGAAAGACCAAACTGTTCAAGTCATAGAGTCTGCTGTAGCAAATCCAACTAGAAAGGCTGATCAAATGGTAACAAGCCCTCGTCAAGAATGCGATAAATTGGGAATGCAGCTACATCAAGTTTCGCATACAAAAACACATGCACCTTCACAGCATTCGCAGCAGCTACCTCAACATCAACAACCACAACAGCATCTTCACCAGCACCAGCCATCTAAAGATAATAGTGGACTACAAAGATCACCGGCCAATATTCAGACTGTAACATCCCAAACACATTCTCAACCAGTCCTACAGCAGTCCATTGGGAAGTACCAGACTAGCCAGAAGCACACTCAGCAACATCAGCCATCAAACAATAGTGgccagcagcaacagcaacagcctCAACAACAGGCTCAACATCAGCAGTTGTCTAATCATCATAGAAGTCAACAGCATGGGAGTACAAGCCAAAGTCAACCACTTATTAATCAAAATTCTATTCAGAAGCATCAGCATTCACAGGCACAACAGTTGactcagcagcagcaacaacaacaacagcaacaacaacaacagcaacaacaacagcaacaacaacaacagcagcagcaacagcagcagcaacaacaacaacaacagcagcaacaacaacagcagcaacaacaaagacaacaacaacagcaacagcagcaacagcaacagcaaaacCCAGTTGTTCAACAGCAAGTCTCTGGGCACACTGTACAGCCACACAATGCAAATAATTTGTTACCAGGGTCAGTCATTGGTGAAGTTGGAGAACTGTTGTCAGATAAGAGAACAGCAGGTCACTTGTCTGGGCCAGTGATGCAACCCACACACCAGCCAGGAATGGTTACAATGCCATATCACCCACCTATGGTTAGTGCTTCAAGTTATATGCAACCTCCTACATATGACTATAATGCTTATTGTCGTAAGGCTCCTCATTCACCAAGGTCTGAAGGCCGTCACCAGTGTTATGGATATGGTAAGCAACACCAGTACCAACATAGTGATTTGCTACCCCCGGATCCTACGATGATGGCTGACCCTCGACTTCCACACAATCCTCCTATGCCTATGCCAATGACAGGCTTTATAGAAACAGCTGAAGATCCTACACCAATGCGGCCAGAGCCTTCTTCTGAGCATGTTCGATATTTTTCTGTCAGCCATCTTGTCAGCCATTCAAGTGAATCTCGGAAAGGATCTGTTAGTGGACAGCAGAAGGATTCTTCAGCACAGCAGTCAGAGGACAAATCTAAAGATTCCCCACGTAGCAAGTCTGGAAGTAGAAAATCTGAAAGCAAGTCACGTGGCACAGGAAGTAATAAGAATAGTTCACAGGGAGATTCTCATTCTCGTAGAAGAAGCCCTGCACGAGGTTCTCAGCAAGGTAATGGTGCCACTGCCACCTCGGGTATGTGGGGTAATAAATCTTCACCTGCACATAAACAAGGTCATAATTATTCAGCAGAAGCACTTTTAAGTTCTCAGAACTACGGGCGAACTGTACATCGACCTCcaacaaataataattattcattaatggCTCCTAATCAGATGTACCAGAGTAATTATTCCCCTCAGCAGATGAAAAATTTTGTACCAAATTCCTCCTTTGGATATTCAAGCCACGACAGAAATGGTCAGGGTGGTTGTAATCCAGATTATAATTTCCAGCTTCATACTCAGGCCTCAGGCTCACTAGCTTATGGTGGTAACATGGCTTACATGCCTACAGGGTATCCATACCAGAATCTTCCCCCTTCTTCATCATCTATGCTCTCTGGAGATATCATGGCCCCGCCGCATCCAGCGGGACCTTATCCACGTTTTCATGAATTTCCTACTGACCAAAGCAACTTCCCTCCTAACCCAACTTTCCCATTACCATTAGACCCACAGGATGTATGCAGTGGAGGTGGACTGATGGGAGCTGCTAGTGGCTCAATGAGTGTTAGGGCACCCCATTCAGATATGCAGTTAGTGTCTTCTTCTTCAGCCTCTACTTCTGTCCCTTATTCCAGGTCGAATTCTAATCGTAATAGTGGCAACATAGGTATTACGAGTGTTCCAAGTAGTGTGAATAGTAATAATCATGGAATTGCAAGTAGCACCGGTGTGAGTTCAAAACGATCTCGATATGGGGACACAAATATGGTAAGTGGAGGGATGAGTAGCTCAGCCAATCTTTTGGAGGGTGGAGCTCTTGCACATATATCGCTTCATTCTTTCACCCCTCCCTGTGATGAATCCACCCTTGTGCACTCAAATTTATTCCCAGGTACTGCACCTCGCCATCAAAGCAATTTTCTTTTGGGACCGGATAACTTGATGCCAATTAATGCTGCACAATATCCAAGTGGTAGCAGTGGTGCGGGAGCAGCTGGAGCTGGCCAACTTAGTACTGGCAGTGTTGGCGCTGCTTCAGGATCCAGGACTGGAACGTCGGTCGTTCTCCCTCCTGGGGCTCCTCCGGGACATGTTCCTTTTAGTCCTCTTCGTGTAATGGACCGTCAGCAAGTTAATATGGCCCCTCCAACAGCACCTCATTTGTCATCGTCTCTCTCAAACTTCAACCTAACTAGCATCATTCCAGAAATTGATggcaaa